The Pelmatolapia mariae isolate MD_Pm_ZW linkage group LG10_11, Pm_UMD_F_2, whole genome shotgun sequence genome includes a region encoding these proteins:
- the LOC134635548 gene encoding transcription factor HES-5-like: MGPSVARKLLHEAEEATNNRKLIKSQVEKRRRERMNRSLECLRTMLLQEPQEGSTQHRVEKAEILEHTVLFLQNTAKGDKTTGGRGDQKRSFQDGFSTCLQTAAGFLGPEGKGSELGSALDAAFAARLTHSHSQPEGLQSRNFLPHAKFILRMLRQKSKLRLPARASGEKLPKQPQKQRESEIRAERGATKQSSAQSSPSSHTLWRPWP, translated from the exons ATGGGACCATCAGTTGCTAGGAAGCTGTTACATGAAGCGGAGGAAGCAACAAATAACAGAAAG ttaATAAAATCTCAGGTGGAGAAACGTCGAAGGGAGAGAATGAACCGCAGTTTGGAGTGTCTGAGGACCATGTTGCTGCAGGAGCCACAAGAA GGCTCCACTCAGCACCGAGTGGAGAAAGCTGAGATACTGGAGCACACAGTCCTCTTCCTCCAGAACACTGCCAAAGGAGACAAGACTACAGGTGGACGTGGGGACCAGAAACGCTCCTTTCAGGACGGTTTCTCCACTTGCCTGCAGACAGCTGCGGGGTTTCTGGGCCCCGAGGGGAAAGGGTCGGAGCTCGGATCAGCGCTGGATGCAGCTTTTGCCGCTCGTTTGacccattcacactcacagccCGAAGGTCTCCAAAGCAGAAACTTTTTGCCACACGCAAAGTTTATTCTGCGGATGCTGAGGCAGAAGTCCAAGCTCAGACTGCCGGCACGTGCCTCAGGGGAGAAAC TCCCCAAACAGCCTCAGAAACAAAGAGAGTCTGAGATCAGAGCGGAGAGAGGAGCGACCAAACAGAGCTCAGCCCAGAGCTCCCCGTCCAGCCACACTTTGTGGAGACCTTGGCCCTGA
- the LOC134636956 gene encoding NACHT, LRR and PYD domains-containing protein 1 homolog isoform X3 gives MMEHSSNWTKLEPGVNTTDADKAPTYSLQSEAGDFECSVSGLRWVCKEKISFQYHFCSWGGHMERVESRQYMPAGPVIDVAVTAGQLSEMHLPHWVCIDDIPDKFAVLHLDDCGDFVEEVREVTASHVKLNELTYFPKAVVMKMGPPVKISCNVLLYYKPNTPFLKLHVYVIPNDPALQRKVDKQELCYGYEKITKPRPDEYLKMHHGFSLIADTDSAEIQPKKITLRYDGQDPNFYEVYIENPKGCFNLKLQYALSKKYEPVYEPVWTCKLQKDDHPKSGYGEGPRSSRGITGVTTVDKHCE, from the exons GAGCATTCCAGCAACTGGACTAAACTTGAGCCTGGGGTGAACACTACAGATGCAGACAAGGCTCCAACTTACAG CCTTCAGTCTGAAGCAGGAGACTTTGAATGCAGTGTCTCTGGCTTGCGCTGGGTTTGTAAGGAAAAGATCAGCTTTCAGTACCACTTTTGCTCTTGGGGAGGACACATGGAAAGAGTGGAAAGCAGACAGTACATGCCTGCAGGTCCTGTAATTGATGTTGCAGTCACTGCTGGGCAGTTAAGTGAAATGCACCTGCCACACTGGGTTTGTATAG ATGACATCCCCGACAAGTTTGCAGTCCTGCATCTAGATGACTGCGGAGATTTTGTAGAAGAAGTGCGTGAGGTCACAGCATCACATGTCAAGTTAAACGAGTTAACTTACTTTCCGAAAGCAGTCGTGATGAAGATGGGCCCCCCTGTTAAAATCAGCTGTAACGTGCTGCTATACTACAAACCCAACACCCCATTCCTCAAACTCCACGTCTATGTGATTCCAAATGATCCTGCTCTACAACGG aaAGTGGACAAGCAAGAATTGTGTTATGGATATGAAAAAATTACCAAGCCACGCCCAGATGAGTACCTCAAAATGCATCATGGTTTCTCCCTCATAGCCGACACAGACTCAGCAGAAATTCAACCAAAG AAAATAACCCTCAGATATGATGGCCAGGACCCAAACTTCTATGAAGTGTACATTGAAAATCCCAAAGGATGCTTCAATCTAAAACTTCAGTATGCTTTGTCAAAAAAATATGAACCGGTGTATGAACCTGTCTGGACCTGTAAACTCCAAAAAG aCGATCATCCAAAGTCTGGTTATGGGGAAG GTCCAAGATCCTCGAGGGGAATAACTGGTGTCACTACTGTTG ACAAACACTGTGAATAA
- the LOC134636956 gene encoding NACHT, LRR and PYD domains-containing protein 1 homolog isoform X1, with translation MLKTHKPFSIQEASRSSEIEGCATMMEHSSNWTKLEPGVNTTDADKAPTYSLQSEAGDFECSVSGLRWVCKEKISFQYHFCSWGGHMERVESRQYMPAGPVIDVAVTAGQLSEMHLPHWVCIDDIPDKFAVLHLDDCGDFVEEVREVTASHVKLNELTYFPKAVVMKMGPPVKISCNVLLYYKPNTPFLKLHVYVIPNDPALQRKVDKQELCYGYEKITKPRPDEYLKMHHGFSLIADTDSAEIQPKKITLRYDGQDPNFYEVYIENPKGCFNLKLQYALSKKYEPVYEPVWTCKLQKDDHPKSGYGEGPRSSRGITGVTTVDKHCE, from the exons GAGCATTCCAGCAACTGGACTAAACTTGAGCCTGGGGTGAACACTACAGATGCAGACAAGGCTCCAACTTACAG CCTTCAGTCTGAAGCAGGAGACTTTGAATGCAGTGTCTCTGGCTTGCGCTGGGTTTGTAAGGAAAAGATCAGCTTTCAGTACCACTTTTGCTCTTGGGGAGGACACATGGAAAGAGTGGAAAGCAGACAGTACATGCCTGCAGGTCCTGTAATTGATGTTGCAGTCACTGCTGGGCAGTTAAGTGAAATGCACCTGCCACACTGGGTTTGTATAG ATGACATCCCCGACAAGTTTGCAGTCCTGCATCTAGATGACTGCGGAGATTTTGTAGAAGAAGTGCGTGAGGTCACAGCATCACATGTCAAGTTAAACGAGTTAACTTACTTTCCGAAAGCAGTCGTGATGAAGATGGGCCCCCCTGTTAAAATCAGCTGTAACGTGCTGCTATACTACAAACCCAACACCCCATTCCTCAAACTCCACGTCTATGTGATTCCAAATGATCCTGCTCTACAACGG aaAGTGGACAAGCAAGAATTGTGTTATGGATATGAAAAAATTACCAAGCCACGCCCAGATGAGTACCTCAAAATGCATCATGGTTTCTCCCTCATAGCCGACACAGACTCAGCAGAAATTCAACCAAAG AAAATAACCCTCAGATATGATGGCCAGGACCCAAACTTCTATGAAGTGTACATTGAAAATCCCAAAGGATGCTTCAATCTAAAACTTCAGTATGCTTTGTCAAAAAAATATGAACCGGTGTATGAACCTGTCTGGACCTGTAAACTCCAAAAAG aCGATCATCCAAAGTCTGGTTATGGGGAAG GTCCAAGATCCTCGAGGGGAATAACTGGTGTCACTACTGTTG ACAAACACTGTGAATAA
- the LOC134636956 gene encoding NACHT, LRR and PYD domains-containing protein 1 homolog isoform X2, with translation MLGVKRLEKRQEASRSSEIEGCATMMEHSSNWTKLEPGVNTTDADKAPTYSLQSEAGDFECSVSGLRWVCKEKISFQYHFCSWGGHMERVESRQYMPAGPVIDVAVTAGQLSEMHLPHWVCIDDIPDKFAVLHLDDCGDFVEEVREVTASHVKLNELTYFPKAVVMKMGPPVKISCNVLLYYKPNTPFLKLHVYVIPNDPALQRKVDKQELCYGYEKITKPRPDEYLKMHHGFSLIADTDSAEIQPKKITLRYDGQDPNFYEVYIENPKGCFNLKLQYALSKKYEPVYEPVWTCKLQKDDHPKSGYGEGPRSSRGITGVTTVDKHCE, from the exons GAGCATTCCAGCAACTGGACTAAACTTGAGCCTGGGGTGAACACTACAGATGCAGACAAGGCTCCAACTTACAG CCTTCAGTCTGAAGCAGGAGACTTTGAATGCAGTGTCTCTGGCTTGCGCTGGGTTTGTAAGGAAAAGATCAGCTTTCAGTACCACTTTTGCTCTTGGGGAGGACACATGGAAAGAGTGGAAAGCAGACAGTACATGCCTGCAGGTCCTGTAATTGATGTTGCAGTCACTGCTGGGCAGTTAAGTGAAATGCACCTGCCACACTGGGTTTGTATAG ATGACATCCCCGACAAGTTTGCAGTCCTGCATCTAGATGACTGCGGAGATTTTGTAGAAGAAGTGCGTGAGGTCACAGCATCACATGTCAAGTTAAACGAGTTAACTTACTTTCCGAAAGCAGTCGTGATGAAGATGGGCCCCCCTGTTAAAATCAGCTGTAACGTGCTGCTATACTACAAACCCAACACCCCATTCCTCAAACTCCACGTCTATGTGATTCCAAATGATCCTGCTCTACAACGG aaAGTGGACAAGCAAGAATTGTGTTATGGATATGAAAAAATTACCAAGCCACGCCCAGATGAGTACCTCAAAATGCATCATGGTTTCTCCCTCATAGCCGACACAGACTCAGCAGAAATTCAACCAAAG AAAATAACCCTCAGATATGATGGCCAGGACCCAAACTTCTATGAAGTGTACATTGAAAATCCCAAAGGATGCTTCAATCTAAAACTTCAGTATGCTTTGTCAAAAAAATATGAACCGGTGTATGAACCTGTCTGGACCTGTAAACTCCAAAAAG aCGATCATCCAAAGTCTGGTTATGGGGAAG GTCCAAGATCCTCGAGGGGAATAACTGGTGTCACTACTGTTG ACAAACACTGTGAATAA